The genomic DNA CCCGTTGAACGTGGCGGCCACGACGATCGGGCCCAGCACGGTGAGGACGACATTGCCGACCGCATAGGGCACAGCGACGCCGAGCACCGGCGTCTGGCTCTCGGCAACGTCACATGCGCCGGTGACGGCGGCATCGACGGTCATGGCACCGGCCAGCGCACCGCAGGTCACCACAGGGTTCATGCGCAGCAGATGATAGGCGACGAGCGTCCCGATCGTCATCGGGACCAGCGTGACGACGGTGCCCATCCCGACCAGCAGCAGGCCGTGCGCCTGGATTGCAGACCAGGCGGCAAGCCCGTTGCCGAGTCCGATCGCCGCGATGAAGCCGCCAAGCCCGAGATCGCTCAAGGTTTGCTGCGCCGCCGGCGGAATGGCGCCGATACCGGGCCTGCGCGTCCGCAGCCAGCCGCAGACGAGCCCCGCGATCAATGCACCGCCACCGCCGCCGAGCGTCAGAGCGACAGTGCCGACCTTGAAGCTGGCAAGTCCGGCCAGCAGGCCCACGGCGATGCCCGCGGCAACGAAGGCGATGTCGGTCCGGTCGCTGGTATTGAGGGCGTGTCCGACCTTCGCCGCGGCCCGCGCGATGTTGCCGGTGCTGCCAACCAACGTCATGACGTCGCCGATATAGACCCGCGTATCGGGACCGAGAGGGACCTCCCGACCCATCCGGGTGAGCGCTCGCAGGAAGACGCCACGCGCATTGTCGCCAAGCCGCTCAACGATGTCCCGGAGCGAGCGGCCGTGCAGGTGGCGACTTTCCACGAGCACCTCGATCACATTGCCCGGCAGGCTGCGCAGCAATTCCCCCGCGTCGATTTCGTCCCCGATGACGGGTTCGGCGGCGACGATCGCAGCGGTTGGACCGGTAATGACGAGGTCGTCGCCGGCCTCGAGCAACGTGTCATGCTGCGGTTTGAGGTCGGCTCCGCGGCGCACGATGCGTTCCACGACCGTGCGGCTGCCGATCTCGCCCTCGATCTCAGCAATGCTACGGCCCGCCCCCGCCGAGACACGATAGGCGCGCGCCTGGAATTTGCGATAGGAAAGGTTTTCCGTCTTCGGCGGCGCGCCGCCGGCGAGCTCGGCTTCGAGCTTCTTCGCCTCCGCCTTCAGATCGATGCCCATCAGCCGGGGGGCAACGAACGGGACGAACAGCAGCGTCAAGATGTAGCCGAGCACGTAGGTCACGGCGTAGCCGGCGGCGATATTGGCTTCCTGCTGCTTCAGCACGTCGGGGGGCAGGCCGAGCTGAGACAACGCGCCCGAGGCCGTCCCGATCACGGAGGACTGGGTCAGCGCGCCGGCAGTCAAGCCTGCTGCCGTCCCGGTATCCAGCGCGAAGAGCCGCGCGAAGATGAGGACAGCGACGAGACCGGTCCCTCCGATTACCAGCGTCAGCACGACCTGCGCCAGGGTCCGCACGCTCAGGGAGGCGAAGAACTCCGGCCCGGAACGGTAGCCAATCGTGAACACGAACAGGCTGAACAGGATCGCCCTGAGGATCGGCGGGAATGAGAAACTCCCGAGCTGGCCGATCAGCACCGCGACGACCAGGATACAGGCGGTGGTCCCGATCGAGAAGCCGCGCACCTTGATCCGGCCGAGGATGGTCCCGATCGCGATGGCGAGCAGCAGGAAGATTTCCGGTGCGGCGGAGATGATCCACCTGACGGTAGCCATGGTCGCAGTTCCCCCGGCGCTTTGGTGCGATTTGATTGGCCGCGCGCGGGACATTGCTTGATCCAGATCAAGCTCCGGCAGGCACGGAGCGATCCCTATGACTTGATGATGCGTTTGCCACAGCCCTCATGACGGACATGAGTACGATGGACGTCGCTGCCGGCGCGATCCGCCGGGACGAGACGATCGAGATCGTGCTGCTGCTCGCCTTCACCGGCGGCTTCATCGACGCTTATACCTGGATCATCCATGGCGTGTTGGCCAATGCGCAGACCGCCAATCTGATCTTCCTCTGGGTCTATGCGATGGCCGGCAATTGGGTGAAGGCCTTGCACTTCGTGCCGCCGATCCTGGCCTTCGCAGTCGGCATCGTGATCGCGGCCTGGCTGCGCCGTGTCGCCGGCCAGCGCGCCGGGGCCATTAGTACCGTCGTCGAGATCGTGCTCTTGATCGCGATCGCCGTTCTGCACAACCGGTTGCCGGACCTCGCGGGAACGCTTGGCATCTCCGTGGTCGCAGCCATGCAATCGGCGATGTTCGCAAGGGTCGAAGGCACTCTTTGCAGCACGGTGATGATTACGGGAAACATGCGTCAAGCCATCGAGAACGTTTTCTCGGTCGTGCATGGCGGTGCACCGCTCGGGACGTTGCGCAAGTCGGCGATCCTTTTTGCGTTGTGTGCGGTTTTCGGTTTCGGCGCGGCCGCCGGCGCATACACGACAAAGATCATTCCTGATCTCGCACTCGGGATTCCCGTGGTCGCGCTGTTGATCGTTCTGTTGCGTTGCGAAGCGACCCCGCAGGAGGTAACCAGATGAGCTCGCCTTCGGAGCCGACGTGGATGCGATTCTTTCCACCGGCTCAGTGGCTTGCAGCATACCGAAGCGAATGGTTGCGGTCCGACGCGATCGCCGGCATCACGCTCGCCGCTTACGCGATCCCGGTCTCGCTCGCCTATGCCGCGCTCGCCGGCTTGCCGCCGCAGATCGGCGTCTACGGCTACATGCTCGGCGGCATCGGCTACGCCTTGCTCGGGACGTCGCGCCAACTCGCGATCGGTCCAACGTCGGCGATTTCCCTGATGATCGCGGGGACCGTGGCCGCGCTCGCAGGGGGCGATGCGGTCCGCTATGCGCAGATCGCGAGCCTTGCGGCGTTTGCCGTGGCGGTGCTGTGCCTCATCGCCTGGCTGTTCAAGCTCAGCGTCCTCGTCCGGCTGGTCAGCGACAGTATTCTGGTCGGCTTCAAGGCGGGGGCGGGGCTCACCATCATCATGAGCCAGTTGCCGAGCCTGCTCGGAGTTGCCGGTGGCGGCCACAATTTCTTCGATCGCGCCGTCAAGCTGGCCGGGCAACTCGGCGGCATTGACCCGCTTGTGCTCGCCATTGGGGCAGTCGCGCTGATGTTGCTGCTACTCGGCGAGCGGCTCCTGCCCGGCAAGCCGGTTGGCATCACCGTCGTCGCGCTCGCGATCCTCCTGGCAACGTTGTTGGGCCTCCCGGCATTGGGTGTGCCCGTTACGGGGAAGATACCGGAAGGGCTGCCAGCGCTGGGAATTCCGACGTTCGGTTTGCTGGAATTCGACGATCTCTTTCCGCTCGCAGCCGGTTGCGTCCTGCTGGCTTATATCGAGGGCGTATCGGCGGCCCGCAGCTTTGCTGCCAAGCACGGCTATCCGCTCGATGTTCGCCAGGAGTTTCTGGGGTTGGGCGCGGCAAACCTCGCCGCTGCGTTCGGCCATGGTTATCCCGTCGCCGGGGGCTTGTCGCAATCAGCCGTCAACGACAACGCGGGAGCGCGGACGCCGCTCGCGCTGGTCATCTGCTCGGTGACGCTCGGGCTGTGCCTGTTGTTCTTCACGGGGCTGCTGACCAATCTGCCCAAGGCGGTGCTCGCGGCAATCGTCTTCGCCGCCGTCTACAGGCTGGTCGACGTTCGTGCACTGCTCCGAATGTGGCGTGTCAGCCGGATCGATTTCCACGCGGCGGCGATCGCGCTGATCTCCGTGCTGCTGCTCGGCATTCTCCAGGGCGTCCTGCTGGCGTCGATCGCGTCGATTTTCCTGCTGCTGGCGCGGGCTTCGCGACCGAACGTCGCGTTCCTGGGCCGGTTGCCGGGCAGCGGCCGCTATTCGGACAGCGCCAGACATGAAGGCGTGGAGCCCATGGAGGGCGTCATCGCATTCCGGCCCGAAGCCTCGCTGCTCTATATCAACGCCGAGACGATCCTGGACACCGTCCTGACGGCGTTGCGGACCTCACCGGCCGTGCGCCTGGTCGCCTGCGACCTCTCGGCCTCACCCTATATCGATCTGGCTGGCGCCCGCATGCTGCGTGATCTCCACGGCGAACTTGCGTCACGCAAGGTGACGTTCTGCATCGTCGGCGCCCACGCGCAGCTGCGCGACCTCCTGCGCGCCGAAGGACTTGCGGACAGGACCGACAGCACCCAGTGGCTGCGGTCGCTCGACAGGCTGCTTGCCGATGATCAGGCAAGGAGCGGGCAAGGAACAACCTGACGCCTCGTATTGCGTCGCGAGCGGCATGGCATCGTCCGTCAGAATGCACGGGACCGTTGACTTGGATCAATGGAACGACCGGCACCGCACTCACGATCCGGCATCACCTTTGCCCTCATGGATCGGGAGAGATACATGTCCAAAGAGCCCAAGGCCGCGCTGAAGCGCATTGACCAGTTCTTCTCCGGACCCGGCGCACGGGCGGACGACTGGCGCGATCTGGTCGAAGCCGCCAAGACCTGGGCTCGGGTCGGCAATCGCGCGGCCTACGACGCGGCGCTGGCCGATCTCTCGGTGACCGAGGAGTTTCACGGCTATCCCGGCCTGCAACTGATGGCAACGCTGCGGGAGGCCGCGTCCGCGGGCGACGGCGCAGCCTCGTTCGCCCTTGCAACGCGGATCGCCCAGGCGCTGGCCACGCGATCTTTTCGCCAGCATGCCGGCGACTGGAGCGCCAAGGACGACGGCAATGGCGATACGCCCGAACTGGTGCCGCCGTCTTTTGGCGCGCACAGCGCGCGTCGCCCCTATTTCGAGACGCTGATCGTCACCGGCCTGTCGCCCGGCCAATGGCCTGCGCTCGCGGCCGAATGGCGCAAGCTGCGGCGCCCGGTCGATGCTTTCATCTATGAACCGGTCATCGTCGGAAGCTTGGAGGACGCCTTCTGCGCGACGATGCTCAATTCCAACATCGGCGCTGTGATCATCAACGAGGGCTTCGGGCTGCGCTCACGCCACGATGCGCCGGTCCTGCGTTCGATCATGGCTGGGGCAGGGCTCAACGATGAAACCGACGCCTCGGCGTTGCGGCTCGCTCAGATCATCAAGCGCGTCAGGCCCGAGCTCGATCTCTACATGATCTCGAATCGCGACGTCGAGGAACTGGCAGGCAATCCGGAGGCGGCCGTGGTGCGCCGCATCTTCTATTCGGTGGAAGAGCTCCTGGAGCTGCACCTGTCGATCCTCGAGGGCATCCAGGATCGATACGACACGCCATTTTTCGACAATCTCAAGAAATACGCGCAGCGCCCGATCGGCACGTTCCACGCGTTGCCGATCGCGCGCGGCAAGTCGATCTTCAAGTCCGACTGGATCCGCGACATGGGCGAGTTCTACGGCCCGAACCTGTTCCTGGCCGAGAGCAGTGCCACCACGGGCGGCCTCGACAGCATGCTCGAGCCGACCGGCAACATCAAGAAGGCGCAGGAGAAGGCGGCGAGGGCGCTCGGCGCCGACCGCGTCTTCTTCGTCACCAATGGCACCTCGACCTCGAACAAGATGGCGGTGCAGGCGCTGCTCGCGCCGGGAGACATCGCGATCGTCGATCGCAACTGCCACAAGTCGCATCACTACGGCATGGTGCTGGCGGGTGCGCAGCCGCTCTATGTCGAAGCCTTCCCGATGACGGAATATTCGATGTACGGTGCGGTACCGCTGAAGACCATCAAGCAGGCGCTCCTGAGCGCAAAGGCCGACGGCCGGCTCGACCGCGTCAAGATGGTCGATCTCACCAATTGCACTTTCGACGGCCACATCTACAACACTCGCCGGGTGATGGAGGAATGTCTCGCCATCAAGCCCGACCTGATCTTCCTGTGGGACGAGGCCTGGTTCGGCTTCGCGCGTTTCTCGCCCTTCCTGCGCCGACGCACCGCCATGGGCGCCGCCAACGAGATCGAGGCGTGGATGCGGGATCCGAAGTCGGTCGCGGCCTATGACAAGCAGCAGGCCGAGCTTGGCAAGACCCCGTCCAACGAGGTGCTGCTCAAGACCCGGCTGATCCCGGATCCGCGACAGATTCGGCTGCGCGTCTACCAGACCAATTCGACCCATAAGTCGATGTCGGCGATCCGCCAGGGCTCGATGCTGTCGGTCAAGGACGTCGAATTCCACACCGTCGAGCAGCAGTTCAAGGAGGCTGTGTTCACCCATGCCTCGACCAGTCCGAACCAGCAGCTGATCGCGAGCCTCGACATCTCGCGGCGGCAGATGGAGCTCGAAGGCTATGGCCTAGTCGCCAATGCCATCGAGATTGCGTTCGCGATCCGCCAGGCGGTCAACAACAATCCGCTGATCTCGAAATACTTCCGCATTCTCGGCGCCGACGCCATGGTGCCGGCGCAATACCGCCAGAGCGGCTTCACCGATTTTCTGGCACCCGGCGTCAATTGGGCGAATACGCTCAAGAGCCTGGACGAGGACGAGTTCTGCCTCGATCCGACCCGCATGACGCTGGTGTGCGGCACGGCCGGCTATGACGGGACGCAGTTCAAGGGCATTCTCGCCAACGATTACAACATCCAGGTCAACAAGACTTCTCGCAACTCGGTCCTGGTCCAGTCCAACATCAACAACACCCGCAGTGACGTCGCGCATCTCATCCGCGTGCTCGCCGAGATCGCGGGCGAGATCGACCGCGGCCTTACCCAGGGCGGTGCCAATGCCAGGAAGACGTTCGAAGCTCGGGTCACGAGCCTGATGAAAGATGTGCCGGATCTGCCGAACTTCTCGCATTTCCACCCGAGCTTCCGCGGCGATGCCGGCACCAAGACCAACGAGGGCGATATTCGCACCGGCTTCTATGCGGCCTACGACGCCGCGGGCTGCGAGCACATCCGCCTCAGCGATCCCGAGATCGACCGGCGGCTGAAGGCCGGCCCCGAACTCGTCTCCGCCAACTTCGTGATCCCGTATCCGCCGGGCTTCCCGATCATGGTGCCGGGCCAAGTGATCACTCAGGAGACCATCGACTTCATGCGCAAGCTCGATGTGAAGGAGATCCATGGCTATGACGCCAAGGAAGGGTTGAAGCTCGTGCGCAGCGAAGCTTTGGCGAAGCTCGGCCGGCCGAAGGCCGACGCGAAGCCAAAGCTCAAGGCCGCATCTTAGCGCTTGGAGGGGACCATGCAGGCATTTTTCGAGTTTCTGCGGCAGTATCCGTATCTGCTGCTGTTCTTTGTCGTCGGTCTCGCCGTCTACATCGGCCGGGCCAGCATCAAGGGTTATGGCCTCGGCATGGTTGCCGGAGCCATCGTGGTCGGGGCGGGCCTGTCGGTTTGGGCCTCGACTTACGGCGTGAAGCTCGAGCTGAACAACTTCGCCAAGAGCCTGTTTTACTATCTGTTCATGTACGGCGTGGGCTTGCGCGTCGGCCCCTCCTTTATCAACAGCCTGAAGGGCGATGGCCTCAAGTTCTGCATCCTCGCCCTCGTATCGAGCGTGCTCGGCCTGGCGCTTGTAGTCATCGGCGCAAAGCTGTTTGCGCTTCCGCCCGGTGCTGCCGGCGGCATGCTGGCGGGTTCCCAGACCATGTCGGCGGCGATCGGCTCCGCCGAGCAGGCCGTTACGTCCGGCGTCGTAAAGCTGCCCGCTGGCATGAAGCCTGAGGACGCATCCGGCATGATCGCGCTGTCCTACGGCATCACCTATATCTGGGGCACCGTCGGCATCATCCTGATCTGCAAATATCTGCCGCGCTGGTGGGGCGTCGACGCCAAGGCCGCCGCGAAGCAGTACGAGCAGGAGTTCGGCGTCAAGGATCTCGAAGGTGGCGGCCTGACCGGCTATCGCCAGTTCGGCCTGCGCGCGTACCGGCTAGAGAACCCGGCAACCGTCGGGATGAGCATCGCAAAATTCCGGACGGTCAATCCCGAGTACCGGATCGTCAATGTGGGGCGGAACGGTGAGCCCCAAGGCGCCGATCCCGACTTCGTGCTGCAAAAGGGCGATATCGTCGCCCTTGGCGGATCGACCGAGCACCTCACGGAAAAGATGGGCATTATCGGCCCTGAGGTCGCTGACGCCAAGACGCTCGGCATTCCCATGGACCAGGCGGACATCCTCGTCATCAACAAGGACATGGTGGGGCGGACGTTCGAGTCCTTCCGCGACACGGCGATCGCCGGCCAGCTGCAGGTCACCAAGGTCGAACGCGGTGGTGTGCAGATTCCGGCTGGTCTCAAGACCAAGCTGGAACGCATGGACATCGTCTCGGTGGTCGGCTTGAAGTCGGCCGTCAACGAGCTCGGGGAGATGTGGGGCCGCATCGCGCGCGCCAATACGTCGACCGATCTTTTGACCCTGTCCGTCGGCATGATCATCGGCTTCCTGATCGGCATGATCGAATTTCCGGCTTTCGGCGCCAAGGTCGGCCTAGGCAACGCAGGCGGTTTGCTCCTCTCGGGCGTGATCGTGTCCTCGGTCGTGTCGCGGCTGCGCTTCTTCGGCAACACGCCGAATGCGGCACGCAACGTCCTCGAGGATCTCGGCCTCGTCGTCTTCGTCGCCATCGTCGGGGTCAATGCGGGCGCAGGATTGTTGTCGCAGTTGACGGGCGCCATCGCCTTGAAGATCTTTATCGTCGGCTTCATCGCCTGCACCATCCCGCCGTTCATCGTCTGGGCGATCGGTTTCCACGTCTTCAAGATCAACCCGGCCGTCTTGATGGGCGGCGTTGCCGGCGCGCGATCGCATTCCGGTCCGTGCCGCGAAGCCGCGGTCGAGATCCAGAGCTCGGTGCCATGGATCGGATTCCCGGTCGGCTATGCCGTCTCGGGCATCCTCCTGACGATCTTCGGCTACTTCGCGATGCTCCTGGCGCAATGATGAAAAGGGAAAACAGCCTCATGAGAAAAGTCAGCTTCGGTGCGGTTGCGGCCGCCATGCTCGTAACGGCCATCACCGTGAGTACGCCGGCGCGTGCCGATACCGGCCAGGTCGCGGTCGTCTTCACCAAAGGCGGTTTCATCGTCGGCGTTGGCGGAGGGGAAGGCGTGCTGCTCTACAGGGGCAAGAAGTATCCGTTCACCGTCTCCGGCATGAGCGTCGGCCTCACGGTCGGCGCCTCGACGACGAAGTTCGTCGGCAAGGCCATCGGTCTGAAGGGGCCCGCGTCGATCGAAGGATCGTATGCGGTTGGAGGCGCTGGCGGTGCGGTCGCGGCCGGCGCGGGCGCGGTTCAACTTCAGAACGCCAATGGCGTGATCCTTCAGCTCAGCGGACCCAGGGTCGGCGCGGAAGTGTCGGCCGCGGTTGGCGGCGTCACGATAAAGCTCAAATAGTCCGAGCCGGAGGTCGCAAACAGAACGGGCTGCGTCGTCGCAGCCCGTTTCGTATTTCATCATGCTGGGTTTCAGTAACGCTCTTCCACGAACTTGAGACCGCGCAGGCTTGCCTGGTCGTTGTAGCGTCCCTTGTGAGACCGCGGCGGCAGCTTGACCTTGTCCCGCTTGACTTTCTTGTAGGGGATCGTCCTCAAGACGTGCGAGATGCCGTTGAGCCGCGCGCGGCGCTTGTCGTCGGAGCGGATCAATCGCCACGGCGCATGCTTGGTGTCGGTCGCCTCGAACATCATGTCGCGCGCGCGCGAATAATCGTACCAGCGCCCGAACGATTCGGTGTCCATCGGGCTCAGCTTCCATTGCCGCAGCGGGTCCTCGATCCGTGCCATGAAGCGGCGTTCCTGCTCCTCCATCCCGACCTCCAGCCAGAGCTTGATCAGGATGATGCCGGCGTCGACGGCGAATTTCTCCACCAGCGGGCACAATTCCAGGAAACGCTTGTGCTCGGTCGGCGAGCAGAAGCCCATGACGTATTCGACCCCGGCGCGATTGTACCAACTGCGATCAAAGATCACGATCTCGCCGCCGGCGGGAAATTGCTCGATATAGCGTTGCATGAACAGCTGGGACTTCTGCCGGTCGGAGGGGGCGGGCAGGGCGCAGACACGGAAGACGCGCGGAGACACCTTCTCGGTCAGGGCCTTGATGGTGCCGCCCTTGCCGGCGGCGTCGCGCCCCTCGAAAATGATGATCACTTTCAGCTTCTGGACCTTGACCCATTCCTGCAAGTGACAGAGCTCGACCTGGAGTTTGCCGAGCTCCTTCTCGTAGTCCTTGCGCTTCATCCGCTCCGCAGGCGCGTCCTTGGCCATGCCGTTGCCTCCTGTTGCGCGTCATTCGTCCCAGGAGATGGTCACGCCGATATCGCCGGGCACGCCGCCGGGAAAATCGATGACCTGGTAGGAAATGCGATAGCCGCGCGGCTTGAGATAGTTGACCCACAGCTGGAATATTTCCTTGGGAATTCCGGTCAGGGTGTTCTCCCAGCCTTTTTCCATCTGATTGATGGCGCGGCCCTTGTCCGTGCAGAGCGAGTTGGGGAAGCGATAGACCAGCACTTCGGTCAGGCCATTTCGCACCGCACGCTTGATGATGGTGGAGGCGAGCTGGATCTTCTCCTCCTCGCTCTTGCCCGAGGGCTTGCTCAGACGCTCGATCAGAGCGCGCTTCTCCGCATCGGCCGCCGCAGCGAGGCGGACATATTCGTCAGCCTTCTCCGCCTCCTTGAGAGCGGCTTCTTGTCGAATCTGGGCGGCGTTGGGGATGAGATCGTCGAGACCCGGCATGGCTGGCGGCTCCTGATGATTATCCAATCAGCATCGGGAAGACGCTAGGTCGGGCGAAAGGCGTTCCCTTGATTCAAATCAAGCAAACAGCGAGACTACCTGAACAGGGTGCCAGAAGTGCCGTTTCACTGACCGGGAGAGACGTTTGAGCGATCAGCTTCACCCGATGGCTCCGCACCATTTGCCGTTTTATCTCGCGCCGGGAAGCGGGACCGATACGCTCATGGTCGTCATGGGAGTTTTCCTGATCGGTACCGTGCTCTGGGTCGGTACGCTCTATTGGAAGCTGCACAGCCTGCCGGAGCGCATGGCGCACAAATCGCAGAAGCTGCAATTCGAGTTCGTTGCCGTGCTCGGTCTGATCTCGCTGTTCACGCACATGCATATCTTTTGGATTGCGGGCCTCCTGCTCGCGATGATCGATCTGCCCGATTTTGGCACGCCGCTGCGCAGCATTGCCGGCTCTGTCGAGAGGATCGCGGACGCCACGCCGGCCGGCGAGGACGTTGAGCCGGAGAGGGAAGCGGTGACCACGCCGCCTCCGGCAGACAAGCCGGCGCCGGCTAAGGACAGGGAGCCCGGCCATGCTTGAGCTCCTGATCTGCTCCCTCGTCACGATCCTGCCGGACTACCTCTACCGCCGCTATGCTCAGGGCAAGCGCTTCGGCAAGGAGATCACCTTCTTCTCGATCTGGTACGAGCTGCGCTGGGGCATCACAAGCTGTCTGATGCTGACGGTGTCGCTGATCACCATGATCTTCTACTTCCATCCGGCGACGTCGTCGGCGACGCTGTATTTCCGCACAGTCCCGGTCATGCCCGTGGGCGTGGCCGGACGTGTGGCCGAGGTGAATGTCGGCTTCAGCGCGGCGGTGAAGAAGGGCGATGTGCTGTTCCGGCTGGACAGCGCGAAGCAGGAAGCCGCGCTCGAAACCGCAAGGCGTAAGGTTGCTGAAATTGATGCGGGCCTGCAGACCGCCCAGGCCGAAGTCGTCAAGGCTGATGCGCAGATCGGCGAGGCCAAGGCGAACTATCAGCAGGCCAAGGACGAGCTCGAGGTCAAGAGCGAGCTGCAGCGCCGCAATCCCGGCATCGTTCCCCAACGGGACATCGACAAGCTCCAGGTGCTGGTCGATCAGCGCCAGTCCGGCATTGATGCGGCGAACGCCGCAAGACAAGCGGCGTCATTGCAGGTCTCCACCTCCCTGCCGGCGCAGAAGGCCAGCGCCGAGGCCGCGGTGGCGGAGGCGCAGGTGCTTCTGGATCAGACCATCATCCGTGCCGGGGTCGACGGCCGGGTCGAGCAATTTCTGCTCCGCGTCGGCGACGTGGTCAATCAACTGTTGCGGCCTGCGGGAGTGCTTATCCCGGATGGCGCCGGCAGAAAGGCGCTGCAGGCCGGGTTTGGGCAGATTGAAGCACAGGTCATGAAGGAAGGCATGGTGGCTGAAGCGACCTGCATCTCCAAGCCATGGGTCATTATCCCGATGGTGATCACGTCGGTGCAGGACTATATCGCCGCCGGACAATTCCAGGGCGGGCAGCAGCTGCTCGAGGCGCAGAATGCCGTGAAGCCCGGGACAATTCTCGTGTTCCTGGAGCCGCTCTACAAGGGCGGTCTCGACGGTGTCACGCCCGGCAGCAGCTGCATCGTCAATGCCTATACCAGCAATCATGAGGAGATCTCCGCCAAGGACACCCCGACCAGCCGCAAGATTGCGCTGCACGTCGTCGACGGCGTCGGCCTCGTCCACGCGCTGCTGCTGCGTATCCAGGCTTTGCTGTTGCCGATCCAGACGCTGGTCTTGAGCGGGCATTGAAGGGGATGCATCGCACTTTCGAGCCTGTCCGCGCGCCGCATCACCCGCTAGAATTGCCTGGAAAGCAGCCGTCGGAAGCTGCGGTAATGGAGTGAAGCGGGCGCATGCGCGGTGTTTCCGTCAGGCCGTGGCCAGCCGTGGCCGCACTGCTGTGTCTCGGCCTGTTCGTCGCCATGAGCCTGCTGTCCTGGCGCGCGGAAGCGGGCGAGCGAAGCCGGCGCGGCGAGCTCAAGCGCGTGCTGGTGTTGCACTCTTTCGGCCGCGAGTTTCGGCCATGGAGCGAATATGCCCGCGACATCAAGAACGAGCTCGAGCGACAGTCGCTCTGGCCGCTCGACATCCAGGAGCACGCCCTGCTCACAGCGCGCTTCAACAATCCTGGTCCTGAGGCGCCATTCGTCGAATATCTGCACTCGCTGTACCAGGGCGCGACGCCCGACGTGGTGTTGAGCATCGGCGCGCCTGCCGCCCGTTTTGCGCAGAGATACCGTGCAAGACTGTTCCCAGATACGCCGCTCATTCTCACCGCGGTCGAGAGTCGGCTGATTGATCGCGCAGGTCTCAGCTCCAACGATGTGGTCGTGGCAGTTCGCAACGATTTTATGGCGGCATTCGAGAACATCCTGCAGCTTCTGCCGGGCACCAAGTCCGTTGCCGTCGTGGTGGGCGCCTCGCCACTCGAGAAGTTCTGGGTCGAGGAGGTCAAGCGGGAGCTGAAACCTCTCGACGGGCGAGTCGAGCTGGTCTGGTATTCGGATCTGTCATTCGAGGAGGTCCTGAGGCGCGCATCGAAGCTCCCGCCGGAGACCGTGCTGTTCTGGGGGCTGATGTCGGTCGATGCGGCCGGCGTCGTCCACGAGAGCGACATTGCCCTGCGCAGCCTTCATGCAGTCGCGAATGCTCCGATCTTCTCCTACCAGGAGCCTTTTTTCGGTGACGGTCCCGTCGGAGGACCGATGCATTTGATCGCGGAAACGACTTCAAGGACTGTTCGCGCCGCGATCGGCATCCTCGGCGGCGCCAAACCGGAGAGCGTCAACTATGAGCCTATCGGCTTCGCAGCGCCCCGATACGACTGGCGGGAATTGAAGCGCTGGGGCATCAGCGAGAGCCGTTTGCCTCCTGACAGCCAGATCCTGTTTCGCGAGCCGAACATCTGGGAGCGTTATCGCTGGGAGATGTTGATGATCGCTGCTGCGTTCCTCGTGCAGGGCGGTCTCATCAGCGGGCTGCTGCACGAGCGGCGGCGGCGGCGCCTTGCCGAGGTCGAATCGCGCCAGCGTCTCGCCGAGCTCGCTCACGCCAATCGCTATTCCGCCGTCGGCGAGTTGACCACGTC from Bradyrhizobium sp. CCBAU 53351 includes the following:
- the ppk2 gene encoding polyphosphate kinase 2 is translated as MAKDAPAERMKRKDYEKELGKLQVELCHLQEWVKVQKLKVIIIFEGRDAAGKGGTIKALTEKVSPRVFRVCALPAPSDRQKSQLFMQRYIEQFPAGGEIVIFDRSWYNRAGVEYVMGFCSPTEHKRFLELCPLVEKFAVDAGIILIKLWLEVGMEEQERRFMARIEDPLRQWKLSPMDTESFGRWYDYSRARDMMFEATDTKHAPWRLIRSDDKRRARLNGISHVLRTIPYKKVKRDKVKLPPRSHKGRYNDQASLRGLKFVEERY
- a CDS encoding aspartate:alanine exchanger family transporter — its product is MQAFFEFLRQYPYLLLFFVVGLAVYIGRASIKGYGLGMVAGAIVVGAGLSVWASTYGVKLELNNFAKSLFYYLFMYGVGLRVGPSFINSLKGDGLKFCILALVSSVLGLALVVIGAKLFALPPGAAGGMLAGSQTMSAAIGSAEQAVTSGVVKLPAGMKPEDASGMIALSYGITYIWGTVGIILICKYLPRWWGVDAKAAAKQYEQEFGVKDLEGGGLTGYRQFGLRAYRLENPATVGMSIAKFRTVNPEYRIVNVGRNGEPQGADPDFVLQKGDIVALGGSTEHLTEKMGIIGPEVADAKTLGIPMDQADILVINKDMVGRTFESFRDTAIAGQLQVTKVERGGVQIPAGLKTKLERMDIVSVVGLKSAVNELGEMWGRIARANTSTDLLTLSVGMIIGFLIGMIEFPAFGAKVGLGNAGGLLLSGVIVSSVVSRLRFFGNTPNAARNVLEDLGLVVFVAIVGVNAGAGLLSQLTGAIALKIFIVGFIACTIPPFIVWAIGFHVFKINPAVLMGGVAGARSHSGPCREAAVEIQSSVPWIGFPVGYAVSGILLTIFGYFAMLLAQ
- a CDS encoding HlyD family secretion protein; translation: MLELLICSLVTILPDYLYRRYAQGKRFGKEITFFSIWYELRWGITSCLMLTVSLITMIFYFHPATSSATLYFRTVPVMPVGVAGRVAEVNVGFSAAVKKGDVLFRLDSAKQEAALETARRKVAEIDAGLQTAQAEVVKADAQIGEAKANYQQAKDELEVKSELQRRNPGIVPQRDIDKLQVLVDQRQSGIDAANAARQAASLQVSTSLPAQKASAEAAVAEAQVLLDQTIIRAGVDGRVEQFLLRVGDVVNQLLRPAGVLIPDGAGRKALQAGFGQIEAQVMKEGMVAEATCISKPWVIIPMVITSVQDYIAAGQFQGGQQLLEAQNAVKPGTILVFLEPLYKGGLDGVTPGSSCIVNAYTSNHEEISAKDTPTSRKIALHVVDGVGLVHALLLRIQALLLPIQTLVLSGH
- a CDS encoding decarboxylase, which translates into the protein MSKEPKAALKRIDQFFSGPGARADDWRDLVEAAKTWARVGNRAAYDAALADLSVTEEFHGYPGLQLMATLREAASAGDGAASFALATRIAQALATRSFRQHAGDWSAKDDGNGDTPELVPPSFGAHSARRPYFETLIVTGLSPGQWPALAAEWRKLRRPVDAFIYEPVIVGSLEDAFCATMLNSNIGAVIINEGFGLRSRHDAPVLRSIMAGAGLNDETDASALRLAQIIKRVRPELDLYMISNRDVEELAGNPEAAVVRRIFYSVEELLELHLSILEGIQDRYDTPFFDNLKKYAQRPIGTFHALPIARGKSIFKSDWIRDMGEFYGPNLFLAESSATTGGLDSMLEPTGNIKKAQEKAARALGADRVFFVTNGTSTSNKMAVQALLAPGDIAIVDRNCHKSHHYGMVLAGAQPLYVEAFPMTEYSMYGAVPLKTIKQALLSAKADGRLDRVKMVDLTNCTFDGHIYNTRRVMEECLAIKPDLIFLWDEAWFGFARFSPFLRRRTAMGAANEIEAWMRDPKSVAAYDKQQAELGKTPSNEVLLKTRLIPDPRQIRLRVYQTNSTHKSMSAIRQGSMLSVKDVEFHTVEQQFKEAVFTHASTSPNQQLIASLDISRRQMELEGYGLVANAIEIAFAIRQAVNNNPLISKYFRILGADAMVPAQYRQSGFTDFLAPGVNWANTLKSLDEDEFCLDPTRMTLVCGTAGYDGTQFKGILANDYNIQVNKTSRNSVLVQSNINNTRSDVAHLIRVLAEIAGEIDRGLTQGGANARKTFEARVTSLMKDVPDLPNFSHFHPSFRGDAGTKTNEGDIRTGFYAAYDAAGCEHIRLSDPEIDRRLKAGPELVSANFVIPYPPGFPIMVPGQVITQETIDFMRKLDVKEIHGYDAKEGLKLVRSEALAKLGRPKADAKPKLKAAS